A single region of the Gossypium arboreum isolate Shixiya-1 chromosome 12, ASM2569848v2, whole genome shotgun sequence genome encodes:
- the LOC108477591 gene encoding ethylene-responsive transcription factor ESR2-like, giving the protein MEEVFRRLNGIPHVPDPDPDPHPHPHSILNPIKCSASTTAVPTNTTTTSKKRFLKENGGPGGTIKYRGVRRRPWGRYAAEIRDPKSKERRWLGTFDTAEEAACAYDCAARAMRGMKARTNFVYPATDPHSPNGPFLPPFNFSNPSQLSIRDLNHTRYQFGNCSNRPLFAKPPHSMVHHLPFINGTSSSSLSSTFPIPSVLPATTFFNSSPSSSLWLSDNSSGPFTASTMTLPLKDKNSSVTTVVPAPAISTCQADDMGMGLFFPQGPSDSGLLEEIIQGFLPNPTSRNSGLVCSTTSNCTQHSIVSPPTEMSFTGLNLKEIKNESLGFYMDYHPQLESLNGTANSRVVPNSNEIPLSHLQLGQDSIEAVEQSWWRQGMVTGAGVRG; this is encoded by the coding sequence ATGGAAGAAGTATTTAGGAGACTCAATGGCATCCCTCATGTGCCTGACCCTGACCCTGACCCTCACCCTCACCCTCACTCCATCCTCAATCCAATAAAGTGTTCCGCTTCCACCACTGCCGTTCCCACCAACACCACCACCACGTCAAAAAAGCGCTTTCTCAAAGAAAATGGTGGCCCTGGTGGGACAATAAAGTACCGTGGGGTTCGCCGCAGGCCATGGGGCCGTTACGCTGCTGAGATTCGTGACCCGAAGTCCAAGGAGAGGCGGTGGCTTGGGACTTTTGACACGGCCGAGGAAGCTGCCTGTGCCTATGACTGTGCTGCTCGAGCTATGCGTGGAATGAAGGCTCGAACCAATTTTGTTTACCCTGCCACGGACCCTCACTCCCCCAACGGCCCTTTTCTTCCTCCCTTCAACTTCTCTAACCCTTCACAGCTATCCATCCGGGACCTTAACCACACCCGTTATCAGTTTGGGAACTGTTCAAATCGGCCATTGTTTGCTAAACCTCCTCACTCTATGGTTCACCACCTTCCATTTATCAATGGAACATCTTCGTCTTCATTATCTTCTACTTTCCCGATTCCAAGCGTTTTGCCTGCCACTACTTTCTTCAATTCCTCGCCCAGTTCTTCTCTATGGTTAAGCGACAACAGCAGTGGTCCTTTTACCGCATCTACTATGACTCTTCCTCTCAAGGATAAGAATTCAAGTGTTACCACTGTTGTGCCTGCCCCTGCCATCTCAACTTGTCAAGCTGATGATATGGGAATGGGATTATTCTTCCCACAGGGACCTTCTGATTCTGGGTTGTTGGAGGAGATAATTCAAGGATTCTTACCAAACCCCACCTCAAGGAACTCAGGCCTTGTTTGTTCTACAACCTCAAACTGCACCCAACATTCCATCGTTTCACCACCCACTGAAATGTCTTTCACTGGGTTGAATTTGAAGGAGATTAAGAACGAGAGTTTAGGTTTTTATATGGACTACCATCCGCAGTTGGAGAGTTTGAATGGAACTGCAAATTCTCGAGTGGTGCCAAACAGTAATGAGATACCACTTAGCCATCTACAGCTGGGTCAAGACA